One Calderihabitans maritimus genomic window carries:
- a CDS encoding ABC transporter permease produces MLYKRMWREIRHSPWAFVSIIFLVCLGTALFTASYISFVNLQSSSEKTYQELKFAHLTFRVQAAPNRVVEKIESLPGVEMANGRVSKDVPLDIEGDSRRVTARMLTLPSSWEDREFVNAPFLVEGAWPARTNEVLLLKSFAEYYRLQVGDYLYPIINGEQKKLIISGVVTSPEYIYPLKDRQQVLATARDFAVIYLRKEIAEKWWGMQNAFNEIVVYLERPREIQEVKKRIEKILAPYGLLSTIEREDQPSHFALKMELEGLQEMAFMFPVLFLGTAAMVIYIILARMIARERRYIGILRALGYSRKGIMVYYLSYTLAIGVLGSLLGAPVGYGLSVLMTKMYANVFDIPYLVAAPHWDVQGIGVIISVITCLAAGFNSARKAASLRPVDAMRPETPLPVRQVPWDSYLFSRQNLPVKWKIPLRNVARFPRRMISNVVGIALATSLILVGLSWLDGTEELINHHFERVINYDAKIIFDRPVLENEVLEIARWEEVMEAEPLLEMPVRFHYGSRSFESILVGIPAEGEMFRLFEDRLTRKKLTGRGILISSSLQEELKVKEGQRVEVEILGVGGDRKSIPVAGTVFMSVGSGAFLPLGKAQEITGEPGMISAVMTTLCPGGMEKLKERTKDLSPIAAIEDVEQTRQDISQYMGLLYTFIGIMIIFGMSLAGVITFNTSHINILERRPELLILRMLGMGPQEIAALITRENFLTAFLGLVVGIPLGKRIAAYFAQTYSTDLMTMPLVILPRTYWLTVGVIFLAVFLAQIPGIRYVNRLNLAEAAKEREV; encoded by the coding sequence GTACAGGCCGCCCCCAACAGGGTGGTTGAGAAAATAGAATCTCTGCCCGGCGTAGAGATGGCCAACGGCCGGGTCAGCAAAGATGTTCCTTTGGATATAGAAGGAGATTCCCGGCGGGTTACAGCCAGGATGCTTACCTTGCCTTCGAGTTGGGAAGATAGGGAATTCGTAAATGCCCCCTTTTTAGTAGAAGGAGCATGGCCTGCCAGAACAAATGAAGTGTTGCTTTTAAAATCTTTTGCGGAATATTACCGGCTTCAAGTAGGAGATTATCTTTATCCAATCATCAACGGAGAACAAAAGAAGTTAATTATTTCCGGTGTGGTTACCAGTCCGGAATACATTTATCCTTTGAAGGATAGACAGCAGGTTCTCGCCACCGCACGGGATTTTGCCGTTATTTATCTTCGAAAGGAAATTGCTGAAAAATGGTGGGGTATGCAGAATGCGTTTAACGAAATAGTTGTCTATCTGGAAAGACCGCGGGAAATCCAGGAAGTTAAAAAGAGAATAGAAAAAATTTTGGCCCCTTACGGACTCCTCAGTACCATAGAAAGAGAAGATCAGCCGAGTCATTTCGCCTTGAAGATGGAATTAGAAGGACTGCAGGAAATGGCCTTTATGTTTCCTGTTCTATTTTTGGGGACGGCAGCTATGGTCATTTATATAATATTGGCCAGGATGATAGCTAGAGAACGACGTTATATAGGAATACTACGGGCCCTAGGTTACAGTCGGAAGGGGATAATGGTTTATTATCTAAGTTATACTTTGGCTATTGGCGTGTTAGGTTCCTTATTAGGAGCGCCTGTTGGTTACGGGCTTTCTGTTCTTATGACGAAAATGTATGCCAATGTATTTGATATACCTTATTTGGTAGCGGCTCCACATTGGGATGTACAAGGGATTGGCGTAATTATCAGTGTTATTACTTGTTTGGCTGCCGGCTTTAACTCGGCCAGAAAGGCGGCATCGCTTAGACCGGTCGACGCTATGCGCCCGGAGACTCCTTTGCCCGTGAGGCAGGTTCCTTGGGATTCTTACCTGTTCTCCAGGCAAAACTTGCCCGTGAAATGGAAGATCCCTCTGCGCAACGTGGCTCGCTTTCCTCGACGGATGATTTCTAACGTGGTAGGTATTGCGTTGGCCACTAGCCTTATTTTGGTAGGGTTATCTTGGTTAGATGGTACGGAGGAATTAATAAATCATCACTTTGAACGGGTGATCAATTATGATGCTAAGATAATTTTTGATCGACCGGTGCTCGAGAATGAAGTGCTAGAGATAGCGCGTTGGGAAGAGGTAATGGAGGCGGAACCCTTATTGGAAATGCCTGTCCGGTTTCATTATGGCAGTCGTAGTTTTGAAAGCATACTGGTCGGAATTCCTGCGGAAGGAGAAATGTTTCGCCTCTTTGAAGATAGGTTGACCCGGAAGAAGCTCACCGGACGGGGTATCCTCATTAGCAGCAGTCTTCAAGAAGAGTTGAAGGTGAAAGAAGGTCAGAGGGTTGAAGTAGAAATTTTAGGAGTCGGCGGAGATAGAAAATCAATACCGGTGGCGGGGACCGTTTTCATGTCTGTGGGAAGCGGGGCATTTCTTCCTCTCGGTAAAGCCCAGGAAATAACAGGAGAACCGGGGATGATTAGCGCGGTCATGACTACCCTCTGCCCCGGGGGAATGGAAAAATTAAAAGAGCGAACTAAAGACCTCAGCCCAATTGCGGCCATAGAGGATGTGGAGCAGACTCGTCAAGATATTTCTCAATACATGGGGTTACTATATACTTTTATCGGCATTATGATTATTTTTGGTATGAGCCTGGCCGGAGTTATAACCTTTAACACTTCGCATATTAATATCCTGGAAAGGCGACCGGAACTTTTGATCTTACGCATGCTGGGGATGGGACCGCAAGAAATCGCCGCTTTAATTACCCGAGAAAACTTCTTGACCGCGTTCCTGGGTCTGGTAGTGGGTATTCCTTTGGGGAAGCGTATCGCCGCCTATTTTGCTCAGACTTACAGTACGGATTTGATGACTATGCCCCTGGTTATTTTACCGCGTACCTACTGGTTAACCGTGGGAGTCATATTTCTGGCCGTTTTTTTGGCTCAGATTCCGGGGAT